The Microcoleus sp. FACHB-831 DNA window AAGTATCCTGACCATCCATCTTTTGCACGAGCATCGGGATAATTTTTGATCGTCGTCCCCAGTAGCGGCGCTCGCTCAAAAGCAACCAATCTTTTGATTTCTGCCTTAAATACAGGCAGTCCCAATTCTTCCAAAGATTTTCTAGCATCTCGTGCGGCTGTACTTCGCGGTGGAACCTGGGTGAGTAGGATTTTGAAAGTAGCACCCATTTGCTTTAACACATCTACTGTCTGTGCTAGGGCATCTAAGTCTAACGCCCGTGGGGTTGTCGGCAATACAAGCAGGTCGCATCCATCAGCTAATTCTTCAAAGTCTTTTGGAGATGGTCGAGCCTGGGTATCGATAACAATGTGGGTATAGTCTTTGATGTATTTCGGTGCCGCTGTTTCCGAAACAACCTTGAACGAAAGCTTCTCCGGTTTTGCCCAGGTTAGTGCTGAGCGATTTTTATCTGCATCAATGAGTAGCGTAGGTGCTTTCTTTTGGAGATAAGCTGCCAGATGAATGGCTGTAGTGGTTTTTGAGCAACCACCCTTTAGGGATGCGATCGCAATAATCATGCTAGTGCGTGAGAACTCTGCTATGGTTTTAAGCGAAACTCCGAAAATACGAAATATCAGAATTATGCGTATGCAAAATTACATAATTTTAGCTACTCAGCTATCTTCAAGTATGCCAGAATGAGTGGTTTAAACTCCACCCAGTTGGACTCTTTTAGGCGAAGTTACCCCCAACGGCTAACGCATTCATCAGAGTTTCGGGGTTGCTGCGTTGACCTGACCAAACACTGTTTTAGGTGGAGTTAGAATGAGAACCCAAGAATCTATCCCACTAATATCAAAAGAGACGGGGAAGTAAGGGCGG harbors:
- a CDS encoding ParA family protein, translated to MIIAIASLKGGCSKTTTAIHLAAYLQKKAPTLLIDADKNRSALTWAKPEKLSFKVVSETAAPKYIKDYTHIVIDTQARPSPKDFEELADGCDLLVLPTTPRALDLDALAQTVDVLKQMGATFKILLTQVPPRSTAARDARKSLEELGLPVFKAEIKRLVAFERAPLLGTTIKNYPDARAKDGWSGYLAMGKEVLR